One genomic segment of Streptomyces sp. NBC_00239 includes these proteins:
- a CDS encoding cytochrome P450 family protein, translated as MIHEQPLVLDPHGGDRDAEHAELRRRGPLTRVDVLGVTAWSVSEPALLKRLLTDPRLSKDARRHWPLFPDRIVGTWPLAHWVGVSNMFTAHGADHRRLRRLVAPAFSVRRIEALAPHIEAITDDLLSDLATAAAGADTDTGTGAESPPGTGAAAGTGAAAGSGPGREPVDLRELFAFPLPIRVISLLMGLPDHLRDAFRSSVDGVFDTTLDADRAAANMRDLYGVLGSLIEIKRAEPADDLTSALIATRDTEGDGGRLAEQELLDTLLLVVSAGYETTVNLLDQAVTALLGHPGQLGLLRTGRVSWDQAVEEVLRFQSPIAHVPLYYAVEDIPAGEGGATIRAGEAVLPSYGAASRHPGVHGDTADAFDITRDHKDHLAFGHGAHYCIGAPLARLEAGIALPRLFARFPELALATPARSLPPLPSLIANGHQRLPVLLHGRPGPATTD; from the coding sequence ATGATCCACGAGCAGCCGTTGGTCCTCGATCCGCACGGCGGCGACCGCGACGCGGAGCACGCCGAGTTGCGCCGGCGCGGCCCCCTCACCCGCGTCGACGTGCTCGGCGTGACCGCCTGGTCGGTCAGCGAACCCGCCCTGCTCAAGCGGCTCCTGACGGATCCCCGGCTGTCCAAGGACGCCCGCCGGCACTGGCCGCTCTTCCCCGACCGGATCGTGGGCACGTGGCCGCTGGCGCACTGGGTCGGGGTCTCCAACATGTTCACCGCCCACGGAGCCGACCACCGGCGGCTGCGGCGGCTGGTCGCGCCCGCCTTCTCCGTACGCCGCATCGAGGCGCTGGCGCCGCACATCGAGGCCATCACGGACGACCTCCTCTCCGACCTCGCCACCGCTGCCGCCGGAGCCGATACCGATACCGGTACCGGTGCGGAATCCCCACCCGGCACGGGAGCCGCAGCCGGCACGGGAGCCGCAGCCGGCTCGGGCCCCGGACGCGAACCGGTCGATCTGCGCGAGCTGTTCGCCTTCCCGCTGCCCATCCGGGTGATCAGCCTCCTGATGGGGCTGCCCGACCACCTCCGGGACGCGTTCCGCTCATCGGTCGACGGCGTCTTCGACACGACGCTCGACGCGGACCGCGCCGCCGCCAACATGCGCGACCTGTACGGGGTGCTCGGCAGCCTGATCGAGATCAAGCGGGCCGAGCCCGCGGACGACCTCACGTCGGCGCTCATCGCCACCCGGGACACCGAGGGCGACGGCGGCCGCCTGGCCGAGCAGGAACTCCTCGACACCCTGCTGCTCGTCGTCAGCGCCGGCTACGAGACCACCGTCAACCTGCTCGACCAGGCCGTCACCGCGCTTCTCGGCCATCCCGGTCAGCTCGGGCTGCTGCGCACCGGACGGGTTTCCTGGGACCAGGCTGTGGAAGAGGTCCTCCGCTTCCAGTCGCCCATCGCCCACGTCCCGCTGTACTACGCCGTCGAGGACATCCCGGCCGGCGAGGGCGGGGCTACGATCCGCGCCGGCGAGGCCGTCCTGCCGTCCTACGGGGCGGCGAGCCGCCACCCCGGCGTGCACGGCGACACCGCCGACGCCTTCGACATCACCCGCGACCACAAGGACCACCTCGCCTTCGGCCACGGCGCGCACTACTGCATCGGCGCGCCGCTGGCCCGGCTGGAAGCGGGCATCGCCCTCCCCCGGCTGTTCGCCCGCTTCCCCGAGCTCGCGCTCGCCACCCCCGCCCGCTCCCTGCCGCCCCTCCCGTCCCTCATCGCCAACGGCCACCAGCGGCTGCCGGTCCTGCTCCACGGCAGGCCCGGTCCGGCGACGACCGACTGA
- a CDS encoding CHAT domain-containing protein: MGEEETGGLRGLRAWAEDASRRTAQLLPQTGRVLRDAADYDDAIDELGRLEALLEHDPALRNTVGIRLGALFVLRYAAGNRPEDRQRAEQLLREGRTPKPGVDIPAEDIEMASLFLSWLPLPQLGAMMRGELSFTDASLMSVEPGAAEAVEAAMREFAASTRADGSPEGAQIRRVIAGIDAFRATGEPDGLLDVIPEGHPFAAQLRQMVGMLQDVPQATRTEFVRQAPTLDVQSPDALAMQGLVPALMLMTDGVTRHDADQLRAAGVALRKAHAQMSPDHPMAGRVADTVDALRHLGEGTDGNLADLDTARRDLPESFRTLVETLTAGNDSVRLPLRVFDLKHALSKAQRDGDREAAHRAIAELEGLVEGLTPHDPPYFLVHLALADGHIDDGRLHEDREAMLRGVGHVDLVVAAGEHAPSPVRATLRAREEQARTVRAVLTRDPAPMADLPTAGPDAAPGELCRSAQALHIRHLLTRDPLDLDQAIELGTRARRIFAEGRAQSLAAGGLWDLSGYHRTRWDATRGIRDMAAATETALESLRALAADVVLQLGAEQGLLAARSGASRAVEAALWAATHGQVDEAVTALELGRALVLRAASVSAGVPELLEAAGHPGLAAAWREQLRRSGGGPAAPASVASAAAPAPASDAASSFADELPSALRRQALEALGYRRGGGAGSQGHDRHLDPDQGRRRDQGMLRDQGPDQGRDEGRGWALGEVPGVRELSAAVEACDADALVYLMSGRGSDPGVAVVVGPDGGTRAVGLPLLCEDRSGPLVRYLTAAAARSRHLEGLSEGGPLAEESGPVDGAAVERAWEQALSGLCDWAYPAAMGPVLDALAAPNAAAARPDVRPASRVPRLVLVPCGNLGVVPWHAARLPGTEPAEYACRLVAVSYAASGGQFARAAVRDRRPPTGAPVLLADPRVDLTHAERETAALGAAFYPQARMLGEYFEPSVTPEAPGTPDELLGVLAQPVSVLHLACHGSAGLSPTVSALHLAFPDGAEDLPAGEGGPGARPDLGMLTVSRLLDRASGAVPAPGDGSGSPDADGYGRPDGDGRPGGDGPLVVLSACETDLSRGDHDEALTLATAFVAGGARDVVGSRWTTQDGASALMMSVFHHHLVAEGRSPADALRAAQLWMLDPDRRDPGTLDAELQREMDRPGLDRLPVWAAFIHQGNPGPAAARQPRPGGSGPSGQSARAPEDPLLRLVGDHLDDVRAVLDEGQFALVRTRLEALAAGPGEPRDVRRAVQGVRLALLALPPGHPVRLALDGTRRSGAAAGPAAAVAAVAGARAVLARITEGPDA; this comes from the coding sequence GTGGGCGAAGAGGAGACCGGCGGGCTGCGGGGGTTACGCGCGTGGGCCGAGGACGCGAGCCGGCGGACGGCACAGCTTTTGCCGCAGACGGGCCGGGTCCTGCGGGACGCCGCCGACTACGACGACGCCATTGACGAACTGGGCAGGCTGGAAGCCCTGCTGGAGCACGACCCGGCGCTGCGCAACACGGTGGGGATCCGGCTGGGCGCGCTGTTCGTCCTGCGCTACGCCGCCGGCAACCGCCCGGAGGACCGGCAGCGCGCCGAACAACTGCTGCGCGAGGGCCGCACGCCGAAGCCGGGTGTCGACATACCGGCCGAGGACATCGAAATGGCGTCCCTCTTCCTCAGCTGGCTTCCGCTGCCGCAGCTCGGCGCCATGATGCGCGGCGAACTGAGCTTCACGGACGCGTCGCTGATGAGCGTGGAACCCGGCGCGGCCGAGGCCGTCGAGGCGGCCATGCGGGAGTTCGCCGCCAGCACGCGGGCCGACGGCTCGCCGGAGGGGGCGCAGATACGCAGGGTGATCGCGGGGATCGACGCGTTCCGCGCCACCGGCGAGCCGGACGGCCTGCTGGACGTGATCCCCGAAGGCCACCCGTTCGCGGCGCAGCTGCGGCAGATGGTCGGCATGCTCCAGGACGTACCGCAGGCCACCCGCACCGAATTCGTACGGCAGGCTCCCACGCTGGACGTGCAGTCCCCGGACGCCTTGGCCATGCAGGGCCTCGTGCCGGCGCTGATGCTGATGACCGATGGCGTGACCCGGCACGACGCCGACCAGCTGCGTGCGGCCGGCGTCGCGCTGCGCAAGGCGCACGCCCAGATGTCTCCGGACCATCCGATGGCCGGCAGGGTCGCGGACACGGTGGACGCCCTCCGGCACCTCGGGGAGGGCACCGACGGCAATCTCGCCGACCTCGACACCGCCCGCCGAGACCTGCCGGAATCCTTCCGTACGCTCGTGGAGACGTTGACGGCGGGCAACGACAGCGTTCGGCTGCCGCTGCGCGTGTTCGACCTGAAACACGCCCTCTCCAAGGCGCAGCGGGACGGCGACCGGGAGGCCGCCCACCGGGCCATCGCCGAGCTGGAGGGCCTGGTGGAGGGGCTGACGCCGCACGATCCGCCCTACTTCCTCGTGCATCTGGCGCTGGCCGACGGGCACATCGACGACGGCCGCCTGCACGAGGACAGGGAAGCCATGCTCCGAGGCGTCGGCCATGTCGACCTCGTCGTCGCGGCCGGCGAGCACGCGCCCTCCCCGGTGCGCGCCACCCTGCGCGCCCGCGAGGAGCAGGCCCGTACGGTCCGGGCCGTGCTCACCCGGGACCCGGCCCCGATGGCGGACCTGCCGACGGCCGGGCCGGACGCCGCGCCCGGCGAACTGTGCCGGTCCGCGCAGGCCCTGCACATCCGCCACCTGCTGACGCGGGACCCGCTCGACCTGGACCAGGCCATCGAGCTGGGCACCCGGGCCCGGCGGATCTTCGCCGAAGGCCGGGCCCAGTCCCTCGCCGCCGGCGGGCTGTGGGACCTCTCCGGATACCACCGCACCCGCTGGGACGCCACCCGCGGCATCCGGGACATGGCGGCGGCGACGGAGACCGCCCTGGAGTCGCTGCGCGCCCTCGCCGCGGACGTGGTCCTGCAACTCGGCGCGGAACAGGGCCTGCTCGCGGCTCGTTCCGGCGCCAGTCGGGCCGTCGAGGCCGCCCTGTGGGCCGCCACCCACGGACAGGTCGACGAGGCGGTGACCGCGCTGGAACTGGGCCGCGCGCTGGTGCTCCGGGCGGCCTCGGTCTCGGCCGGCGTGCCCGAACTCCTGGAGGCGGCCGGGCATCCCGGCCTGGCCGCGGCCTGGCGCGAACAGCTGCGGCGCAGCGGCGGCGGGCCCGCGGCCCCGGCCTCCGTCGCCTCCGCCGCGGCCCCCGCCCCGGCCTCCGACGCTGCGTCCTCCTTCGCCGACGAACTGCCCAGCGCCCTGCGCCGCCAGGCCCTGGAGGCGCTGGGGTACCGGCGCGGGGGAGGTGCCGGGAGTCAGGGACACGACCGGCACCTGGACCCGGACCAGGGCAGGCGGCGGGACCAGGGCATGCTGCGGGACCAGGGCCCCGACCAGGGCCGGGACGAGGGCCGGGGGTGGGCGCTCGGTGAGGTGCCCGGCGTCCGGGAGCTGTCCGCCGCGGTCGAGGCCTGCGACGCGGACGCGCTCGTCTACCTGATGTCGGGGCGGGGCAGCGACCCCGGCGTGGCCGTCGTGGTCGGACCGGACGGCGGTACGCGCGCCGTCGGGCTGCCGCTGCTGTGCGAGGACCGCAGCGGCCCGCTCGTCCGCTACCTGACCGCCGCGGCGGCCCGTTCCCGTCACCTCGAAGGGCTGTCCGAAGGCGGACCGCTCGCGGAAGAGTCCGGTCCGGTGGACGGGGCGGCCGTGGAACGCGCCTGGGAGCAGGCGCTGTCGGGTCTGTGCGACTGGGCGTACCCGGCGGCGATGGGACCCGTGCTGGACGCGCTGGCCGCACCGAACGCAGCGGCCGCCCGTCCGGACGTACGGCCCGCGTCGCGGGTGCCGCGGCTGGTCCTCGTCCCGTGCGGGAACCTGGGGGTGGTGCCGTGGCACGCCGCCCGGCTGCCCGGCACGGAGCCCGCGGAGTACGCCTGCCGGCTCGTGGCCGTCAGTTACGCCGCCTCCGGCGGACAGTTCGCCCGCGCCGCCGTCCGCGACCGCCGGCCGCCGACCGGAGCGCCCGTGCTGCTCGCGGACCCGCGGGTGGACCTGACCCACGCGGAACGGGAGACCGCCGCACTCGGCGCGGCCTTCTACCCGCAGGCCCGGATGCTCGGCGAGTACTTCGAACCGTCCGTCACGCCGGAGGCACCCGGCACCCCCGACGAACTGCTGGGCGTCCTCGCGCAGCCGGTGTCGGTACTGCACCTCGCCTGCCACGGCTCGGCGGGCCTCAGTCCGACGGTATCCGCACTCCACCTGGCCTTCCCGGACGGCGCGGAGGACCTGCCCGCCGGGGAGGGCGGCCCCGGCGCGCGCCCCGACCTGGGCATGCTGACCGTCTCGAGGCTCCTCGACCGCGCGAGCGGCGCCGTTCCCGCCCCTGGCGACGGGAGCGGGTCCCCCGATGCCGATGGATACGGGCGACCGGACGGGGACGGGCGGCCGGGCGGGGACGGGCCGTTGGTGGTGCTCAGTGCATGCGAGACGGACCTCAGCCGCGGTGACCACGACGAGGCGCTCACCCTGGCGACGGCCTTCGTCGCGGGTGGCGCCCGGGACGTGGTGGGTTCGCGCTGGACCACTCAGGACGGCGCGTCCGCGCTGATGATGTCCGTCTTCCACCACCACCTCGTGGCCGAGGGGCGCAGCCCCGCGGACGCCCTGCGCGCCGCGCAGCTGTGGATGCTGGACCCCGACCGGCGCGACCCCGGCACGCTGGACGCCGAGTTGCAGCGCGAGATGGACCGGCCGGGGCTCGACCGGCTGCCGGTCTGGGCGGCCTTCATCCACCAGGGAAACCCGGGCCCCGCCGCAGCCCGGCAGCCGCGACCCGGCGGGTCCGGCCCGTCCGGGCAGTCCGCCCGGGCCCCCGAGGACCCGCTGCTGCGCCTGGTCGGCGACCACCTGGACGACGTACGCGCGGTCCTCGACGAGGGGCAGTTCGCGCTCGTACGGACCCGGCTGGAGGCGCTGGCCGCCGGACCGGGCGAGCCCAGGGACGTACGCAGGGCCGTGCAGGGGGTGCGGCTCGCGCTGCTGGCGCTGCCGCCCGGGCATCCCGTACGCCTCGCCCTGGACGGGACCCGCCGGTCCGGCGCGGCGGCCGGACCGGCGGCGGCCGTTGCGGCGGTGGCGGGGGCCCGCGCCGTGCTGGCGCGGATCACGGAGGGCCCGGACGCCTGA
- a CDS encoding DUF5701 family protein has product MPTSATLREATATMTGSDTSAEFDRQVQTLVDLGYPALAGLTEDAFRDLFGPLRAPVTARAAGVRLPPAEGRAPFLLVVTRALVPLEQSVPLTTLAGKKSPGVIERFYAPGELERFVSLPELALPDGAVYVVFDVDRGEEFCGAVPSDALSTVAARGRTPLTIEEGVAFVAQYPQALAKNKCFSLGGSRLGDRRVPALWISKGAPKLGWCWEGNPHTWLGLASAGGRAG; this is encoded by the coding sequence ATGCCCACCTCCGCAACGCTCCGGGAAGCCACCGCCACCATGACCGGATCCGACACCTCCGCCGAGTTCGACCGCCAGGTCCAGACCCTCGTCGACCTGGGATACCCGGCCCTCGCCGGCCTGACGGAGGACGCCTTCCGCGACCTCTTCGGCCCGCTGCGCGCCCCCGTGACCGCCCGGGCGGCCGGCGTACGGCTGCCGCCCGCCGAAGGCCGGGCCCCCTTCCTCCTGGTGGTCACGCGGGCTCTGGTCCCCCTGGAGCAGTCGGTGCCGCTGACCACGCTCGCCGGGAAGAAGAGCCCCGGCGTGATCGAGCGCTTCTACGCACCCGGCGAGCTCGAACGCTTCGTGTCCCTACCGGAACTGGCGCTCCCCGACGGCGCGGTCTACGTCGTCTTCGACGTCGACCGCGGCGAGGAGTTCTGCGGCGCCGTTCCCTCCGACGCGCTGAGCACGGTCGCCGCGCGAGGCCGTACGCCGCTGACCATCGAGGAGGGCGTCGCCTTCGTGGCGCAGTACCCGCAGGCGCTGGCCAAGAACAAGTGCTTCTCGCTCGGCGGCAGCCGCCTCGGCGACCGGCGCGTGCCGGCCCTGTGGATCAGCAAGGGCGCCCCCAAGCTCGGGTGGTGCTGGGAAGGCAACCCGCACACGTGGCTCGGCCTCGCCTCGGCGGGCGGCCGCGCCGGCTGA
- a CDS encoding TetR/AcrR family transcriptional regulator: MGIEPAGPVGLRESKKQETRKLISDHATRLFIAHGFEATTIAEIAASARVAKKTVTNYFARKEDLAFDRQEEFVAGLADTVAGRAPGQSALAALRRDFLGAVERRDPVAGFSGEVFARMIADSPTLLARLRDLHDLREAALARVLAAETGAAPDDITPAAVAAQLAAAHRVLFQQILDLTLAGHDDTRIAEAVTASAHRVFGLLAGSLADYAVKQAGHGG; this comes from the coding sequence ATGGGTATCGAGCCGGCCGGACCGGTGGGACTGCGCGAGTCCAAGAAGCAGGAGACCAGGAAGCTCATCTCCGACCACGCGACCAGGCTGTTCATCGCGCACGGCTTCGAGGCGACGACCATCGCCGAGATCGCCGCGTCCGCCCGGGTGGCGAAGAAGACGGTCACCAACTACTTCGCCCGCAAGGAGGATCTGGCCTTCGACCGGCAGGAGGAGTTCGTGGCGGGCCTCGCGGACACCGTCGCCGGCCGGGCGCCGGGGCAGTCGGCGCTCGCGGCACTGCGCCGGGACTTCCTCGGCGCGGTGGAGCGCCGCGACCCGGTGGCCGGATTCTCCGGGGAGGTGTTCGCCCGCATGATCGCGGACAGCCCCACCCTGTTGGCCCGCCTGCGCGATCTGCACGATCTGAGGGAGGCCGCGCTCGCCCGGGTGCTGGCCGCGGAAACAGGCGCCGCCCCCGACGACATCACTCCGGCGGCCGTGGCCGCCCAGCTGGCCGCCGCCCACCGGGTGCTGTTCCAGCAGATCCTCGACCTGACCCTCGCCGGCCACGACGACACCCGGATCGCGGAGGCCGTCACGGCATCGGCCCACCGGGTGTTCGGCCTGCTGGCCGGCTCGCTCGCCGACTACGCCGTCAAACAAGCCGGTCACGGCGGGTGA
- a CDS encoding DUF6381 family protein, translating into MAGTGEPGSRPEQLRAKAQELKDAAERAAEPQERRRLRDKADRLLRQSEQERKLTERDPGPM; encoded by the coding sequence ATGGCGGGGACCGGAGAACCCGGCAGCCGGCCCGAACAGCTGCGGGCCAAGGCCCAGGAACTCAAGGATGCGGCCGAGCGCGCCGCCGAACCGCAGGAGCGCCGCCGGCTGCGCGACAAGGCCGACCGGCTGCTCCGGCAGAGCGAACAGGAGCGCAAGCTCACCGAGCGGGACCCGGGCCCGATGTAA
- a CDS encoding VOC family protein, producing MARDLGESQQFYGAVLGWVFRRTRLGEGFSVAFRDGAAVAGMGALAARLGVPVAWTPYFAVDDADGTAARIRERGATMAVGPLSFGTGRAALAADPDGAVFGFWQGEVIPDWSVGRGTAPAWLELRTRDAFAAAVFYGEVLDWACERPGCCDVAFEQDHVVVRRGADTVARISGGVPEEAPDPEVRPRWHVHFQVPDLDAAIETATRLGGRAASPVQTTAAGRSVELKDPDGALFTVVCPA from the coding sequence ATGGCCCGTGACCTGGGCGAGTCCCAGCAGTTCTACGGCGCCGTGCTGGGCTGGGTCTTCCGCCGCACCCGCCTCGGCGAAGGCTTCTCCGTCGCTTTCCGGGACGGCGCCGCGGTGGCCGGCATGGGCGCGCTCGCCGCCCGGCTGGGCGTGCCCGTCGCCTGGACGCCGTACTTCGCCGTCGACGACGCGGACGGCACCGCCGCCCGGATCCGGGAGCGCGGCGCCACCATGGCCGTCGGTCCGCTGTCCTTCGGCACCGGACGGGCCGCGCTGGCCGCGGACCCGGACGGAGCGGTCTTCGGGTTCTGGCAGGGCGAGGTGATCCCCGACTGGAGCGTCGGCCGCGGCACCGCCCCCGCCTGGCTCGAACTGCGCACCCGCGACGCGTTCGCCGCGGCCGTCTTCTACGGCGAGGTCCTCGACTGGGCCTGCGAGCGCCCGGGCTGCTGCGACGTCGCCTTCGAACAGGACCACGTCGTGGTGCGGCGCGGCGCTGACACCGTCGCGCGGATCAGCGGCGGCGTCCCCGAGGAAGCCCCCGACCCCGAGGTCCGGCCGCGCTGGCACGTCCACTTCCAGGTGCCGGACCTGGACGCGGCCATCGAGACCGCGACCCGGCTCGGTGGCCGGGCCGCCTCGCCCGTGCAGACCACGGCCGCCGGCCGGTCGGTGGAACTCAAGGACCCCGACGGCGCGTTGTTCACCGTAGTCTGCCCCGCGTAG
- a CDS encoding serine hydrolase domain-containing protein: MREHLTWSRFRITGDTGLADEIKRAAEAPDNHHSLSVALLGSDSVRFAGLSPAPAGFPRRFDAPPGEEPEPVTEQTAFEIGSVTKPLTGMLLAVLAEEGAVALDQPVAELLPGHAFADGAAARVTLAELASHRAGLPRLHPRSVLRTLWANRTVRRGGNPYRGMETEEFLRRATATPLTAERGTFGYSNLGMALLGHALAARTGTPGGYRGLLEERLLTPLGMSGTMACAEERGLPRRPAWPHTRAGRPVRPWLAPGYAPAGVGVWSTAHDLALLLRAVAAGTAPGSAASRPEFEAAGAGRVGLGWFTTAGDGHEFTWHNGAAGGSRSFVGLDRRTGRAVAVLSNTDHDVDGLGTSLLKGV; the protein is encoded by the coding sequence GTGCGAGAGCACTTGACGTGGTCCCGGTTCCGGATCACCGGCGACACCGGCCTGGCCGACGAGATCAAGCGGGCCGCGGAGGCCCCCGACAACCACCACAGCCTGTCCGTGGCCCTGCTGGGCTCGGACTCCGTACGCTTCGCCGGGCTGAGCCCCGCCCCCGCCGGCTTCCCCCGCCGCTTCGACGCGCCGCCGGGCGAAGAGCCCGAACCGGTCACCGAGCAGACCGCGTTCGAGATCGGCTCCGTCACCAAGCCGCTCACCGGCATGCTGCTCGCCGTCCTCGCCGAGGAGGGCGCCGTCGCCCTGGACCAGCCGGTGGCCGAGCTGCTGCCCGGCCATGCCTTCGCCGACGGCGCGGCCGCCCGCGTCACCCTCGCCGAACTCGCCTCCCACCGCGCCGGACTGCCGCGGCTCCACCCGCGCTCCGTGCTGCGGACGCTGTGGGCCAACCGCACCGTCCGCCGCGGCGGCAACCCCTACCGGGGCATGGAGACCGAGGAGTTCCTGCGGCGCGCGACGGCCACCCCCCTCACGGCGGAGCGCGGCACGTTCGGCTACTCCAACCTCGGCATGGCCCTCCTCGGCCACGCACTCGCCGCCCGTACGGGCACCCCGGGCGGCTACCGGGGCCTGCTGGAAGAGCGGCTCCTCACCCCGCTGGGCATGAGCGGGACCATGGCGTGCGCCGAGGAGCGCGGTCTGCCCCGGCGGCCGGCGTGGCCGCACACCCGCGCCGGCCGGCCCGTCCGGCCCTGGCTCGCGCCCGGCTACGCGCCGGCCGGCGTCGGCGTCTGGTCCACTGCCCACGACCTCGCACTGCTGCTGCGCGCCGTGGCGGCGGGCACCGCCCCCGGATCGGCCGCGTCCCGGCCCGAGTTCGAGGCGGCGGGGGCGGGCCGGGTCGGGCTCGGCTGGTTCACGACGGCCGGCGACGGGCACGAGTTCACCTGGCACAACGGCGCCGCCGGAGGCTCACGCTCCTTCGTCGGCCTGGACCGGCGCACCGGCCGCGCGGTCGCCGTCCTCTCCAACACCGACCACGACGTCGACGGGCTCGGCACCAGCCTCCTGAAGGGCGTCTGA
- the cynR gene encoding transcriptional regulator CynR — translation MAPELRHLRYLLAVAEHGSFTRAAEALRISQPTLSQQIRQLERGVGVQLLDRTGRAVRVTDAGEAYVHYARRALRELAAAERAVADVQDLSRGVLRLAVTPTFTAYLVGPLVAALHLRHPGIALDVREMAQDRIESGLLADDLDLGIAFDGAHLPGITATALFTESLGLVTGTGTGADTDTPTGTLGDGEGGGAGGGGGTGIAPVPVPVSTLAERQLALLSGDFATRGHIDAYFAREGVSPRVAVEANSIQALTEIVRRTPLATVLPDAVTHDHPGLRPVPLEPPLPQRTVTLLRRESAYRSAASRAFTRVVRGLVRARGYPPASDALQEAGAEPVDVVVGVGEDGDRAAGAPVQADEGA, via the coding sequence GTGGCCCCGGAACTCCGACACCTGCGCTATCTCCTCGCCGTCGCCGAGCACGGCAGCTTCACCCGCGCCGCCGAAGCCCTGCGCATCTCCCAGCCCACGCTGTCGCAGCAGATCCGGCAGCTGGAGCGCGGCGTGGGGGTGCAGCTGCTGGACCGCACGGGCCGGGCCGTACGGGTCACCGACGCCGGTGAGGCGTACGTGCACTACGCCCGTCGGGCGCTGCGCGAACTGGCCGCCGCCGAGCGCGCGGTGGCCGATGTCCAGGACCTGTCGCGGGGCGTCCTGCGGCTGGCGGTGACACCGACGTTCACGGCGTACCTCGTCGGCCCGCTGGTCGCCGCCCTGCACCTCCGGCACCCCGGCATCGCCCTGGACGTCAGGGAGATGGCACAGGACCGCATCGAGTCGGGGCTGCTGGCCGACGACCTGGACCTCGGCATCGCCTTCGACGGCGCCCACCTGCCCGGAATCACCGCGACGGCGCTGTTCACGGAATCCCTCGGCCTCGTGACCGGCACCGGCACCGGCGCTGACACCGACACCCCCACCGGCACCCTCGGAGACGGCGAAGGGGGCGGCGCCGGAGGTGGCGGCGGGACCGGGATCGCTCCGGTACCGGTACCGGTCAGCACTCTGGCGGAGCGTCAGCTCGCCCTGCTGAGCGGCGATTTCGCGACGCGCGGGCACATCGACGCCTATTTCGCCCGGGAGGGCGTCAGTCCCCGGGTCGCGGTCGAGGCCAACTCGATCCAGGCGCTCACGGAGATCGTCCGGCGGACGCCACTGGCCACCGTGCTGCCCGATGCCGTCACCCACGACCACCCGGGGCTGCGGCCCGTACCGCTCGAACCGCCGCTTCCGCAAAGGACCGTGACCCTGCTGCGGCGCGAGAGCGCGTACCGGAGCGCCGCCTCCCGCGCCTTCACCCGTGTCGTCCGCGGGCTGGTCCGGGCCCGCGGCTATCCCCCGGCGTCAGACGCCCTTCAGGAGGCTGGTGCCGAGCCCGTCGACGTCGTGGTCGGTGTTGGAGAGGACGGCGACCGCGCGGCCGGTGCGCCGGTCCAGGCCGACGAAGGAGCGTGA
- a CDS encoding carbonic anhydrase has product MHNLAEGVRRFTRDVFPAKAELFAHLAGHHRPTTLLIGCSDARVVPELICDSEPGELFVIRTAGNLVPAYTPVADGIAASIEYAVAVLGVRDIVVCGHSACGAMTALAEGTDLSGAPAVADWLRHADASRARTAGAGAGAGTGSGTDPAHGAGRVDALVRQNVLAQLVNLATHPSVARAVAADAVALHGWVYDIGSGAVERLDPVSGRGTALVG; this is encoded by the coding sequence GTGCACAACCTCGCCGAAGGCGTCCGGCGGTTCACCCGGGACGTGTTCCCCGCCAAGGCGGAACTCTTCGCCCACCTGGCCGGCCACCACCGGCCGACGACCCTGCTCATCGGATGCTCCGACGCCCGCGTCGTGCCCGAGCTGATCTGCGACAGCGAACCCGGAGAGCTGTTCGTGATCCGCACCGCGGGCAACCTCGTACCGGCCTACACGCCCGTCGCCGACGGGATCGCGGCGAGCATCGAGTACGCCGTCGCCGTGCTGGGCGTCCGCGACATCGTGGTCTGCGGGCACTCCGCCTGCGGAGCGATGACCGCCCTCGCCGAGGGCACCGACCTGAGCGGCGCGCCCGCGGTCGCCGACTGGCTCCGGCACGCCGACGCCTCCCGAGCCCGCACCGCCGGAGCGGGCGCAGGCGCCGGGACAGGCTCCGGCACCGACCCGGCGCACGGTGCCGGCCGGGTCGACGCGCTGGTCCGCCAGAACGTCCTCGCACAGCTCGTCAACCTCGCCACGCACCCTTCGGTCGCCCGCGCCGTCGCCGCCGACGCGGTCGCCCTGCACGGCTGGGTCTACGACATCGGTTCCGGCGCCGTCGAACGGCTCGACCCCGTCAGCGGCCGCGGCACCGCCCTGGTGGGCTGA
- the cynS gene encoding cyanase, which yields MLHAQFDPTARQTLAAAAVEAKTRKDLSWQQIADAAGFSVAYVTAAVLGQHALPADAAQAVTALLGLDEDAALLLQAIPTRGSIPGGIPTDPTIYRFHEMLQVYGTTLKALVHEEFGDGIISAINFRLDVKKVADPDGGERAVITLDGKYLPTKPF from the coding sequence ATGCTGCACGCCCAGTTCGACCCCACCGCCCGCCAGACGCTCGCCGCGGCCGCCGTCGAGGCGAAGACCCGCAAGGACCTGTCGTGGCAGCAGATCGCCGACGCCGCCGGCTTCTCGGTCGCGTACGTCACCGCGGCCGTGCTCGGCCAGCACGCCCTGCCGGCCGACGCCGCGCAGGCCGTCACCGCCCTCCTCGGGCTGGACGAGGACGCCGCGCTGCTGCTCCAGGCCATCCCGACCCGCGGTTCGATCCCGGGCGGCATCCCGACCGACCCGACGATCTACCGCTTCCACGAGATGCTCCAGGTCTACGGCACGACACTGAAGGCCCTGGTGCACGAGGAGTTCGGCGACGGCATCATCAGCGCCATCAACTTCCGCCTCGACGTGAAGAAGGTCGCCGACCCCGACGGCGGCGAGCGCGCGGTCATCACCCTGGACGGCAAGTACCTGCCGACCAAGCCGTTCTGA